The DNA segment GATATAGAAATGTAAGAACCATTTGGGTATTTTAGGATTTCAGTCCAGTTTCGGTTTTGGTAATTCGGTTCGGTTCTGATTCAGTTTTTCGGTTCTGATTTTTTTGCCCAGAATTACTATACTATATCTGAAccatattaaaatagaataatacaCCTAATTTAAACCTAATTTTAAGTAtattcaaaacattttttgCTGATACTTATAGTATATTATTCTATTTATTGCAatagcattttttttctctcctttctttttctcctcactcttctttctctttcccCTCCCCCCGCCTCCCCTCCCTCTCCCTTTCTCTCCACCTCCCCAGTTGAAGACTATATCGGATTTTATATATTACGTACGTAATGAATATAGTACAGTACAATACGTTATTTTCACATTATTTATCAAATGTAAGTATACACATTTCAGGGATAAAAAAGTCAAAGATCATATTCAAATTGTCCCATAAGTTGGCAATCACTGTTCCATaactatatttttcatttgtttttctcttataaatatttaccaaattcatcctatttttttagtactttttcttttgtctttagtattataattttatattggctattttcttctaaagtttttggaatatttttgatttttgccGACTTTTGTAATAAGAGTTATAttagttttattcaattttcgTTGTACTGGTTATTGCAGATTGTTCAACAGTTTTTTGAGcaaatttttagaaaagatCTCTTTTAAAACagctttaaccaaaaaaaaattatttttatttggaaaacTTTTATATTTCAGGAATAGGAAATAAAGGTGATTGCAGTCTGTTCTAATACGGAAAAACACTTATATTGTTAAAAAGCACGAAACAAGATCATTCTGATATCAATGTATTAGCAATATTAAACCAAATTTCGGTATTGTTTTATCattgacttttttttgttatcgtATTTGCCAAATCATATTTTCTAACGAGTTagattgtttttcaaaaataattttaagtttCTTGGTATGATGTATCATATCAACCTTTTTTActgataatattaaataaaatatctttataCAAAAGGTAGCAATAAATATGCGAGACCGAATGTATATTTTACATTATCATAGTATGGTACCACCGTACcagtacatatatttttttatcaacaagtAACAATAAATACATACatgaaaatgtatatatatatatatatattatattatcatATAATAGTAGCAGTTGATATATATGTGTAGAACTACATTTTTCTTTGAAAGAAGTATCGCCATTGTATCGAATCAAGAattgaataaatataaaaaatatccaaaatataaatagtaatattattttttatatttatgatattCCCAATACtgctaattaaaattataatcaaaacatattagttatttggatattttaggtattttgataaaattaaatagtTAAGATACAAAGTCTCCAAACCAAATTATATTCATGATTATTTAATGATAGAAGTAGAGTAACTGATTCGAACCACAACTAATAGGTAGTTTGTTATAGTTGGGTAAATCGAGATAGATTGGATTTCATAAGTAATCTCTGCTTATTTCGGGTAAAATCAATGAGAGATTATTTTGTATGAAAATATGTATTTCaaatataactagattttgacccgcgctttcaaagcgcgggtttttttttgtttttttttttgcaatcgacaaatatttagtaaatgttacattttcatatatttgtgttttattttataaaagacttaaaaattttatctgtatttatcgtatttcattttaaatgactatttatgttaaaaaaattaaactttatttttttaatgaattaagttggtataactctgataaattaattttattatgtggttaatattttaattaaaaaattatatacttttaataaagatttatacttttcaataaaaaaattcaattatttttatgaatgcttaaattatattaagaaaataaaaataataataattaagaatagttgaaaaaaattattgaactTAGACTCAATagcccaaagaaaaaaaaagtgagaattgaatctgattttttaataggcccaaatggtccaaggcccaagagagatttgatgtggGCTAGATCCAAAATAATGATCtaatatagatgtgttattaatattacttaattgctcttaatgaaacatgcaatgttagtaaaaaaaaggacaggctaaggtaattatgacaataggatcctgctttaatagtatagactagattttgactcgcgctttcaaagcgcggatttatttttgttttttttgttgcaattgacaaatatttagtaaatgttacattttcatatatttgtgttttattttataaaagacttaaaaaatttatctttatttatcgtatttcattttaaatgactatttatgtttaaaaaattaaactttatttttttaatgaattaagttggtataactctgataaattaattttattatgtggttaatattttaattaaaaaattatatacttttaataaagatttatacttttcaataaaaaaattcaattatttttatgaatgcttaaattatattaagaaaataaaaataataataattaagaatagttgaaaaaaaattatttgaacttagACTAAATggcccaaagaaaaaaaaaaagtgagaattgaatctgattttttaataggcccaaatggcccaagagagatttgatgtggACTAGATCCAAAATAATGATccaatatagatgtgttattaatattacttaacctttaatgaaacatgcaatgttagtaaaaAAAGGACaggctaaggtaattatgacaataggatcctgctttaatagtatagattacaaCGGGTGCTTGGTTCAAGCCTACCCGGACCTTGGAGGACCCGACTCAAACATGACCCAAGATTTGAAATTATCTTGGTGAGTTTTCATATTGCAAAATCAAATTATCCAATACTCGGGAAAAATCGATTTGCTAGTCATATGGCCATGCTCAGTAAACTTTTCTCAGATGTTGGGAGGAAAAAGCTAGCTCGGGAGTGAGTGTATGTTTACTCACGCTTCACTTTACATTTATGATGATATGAGTAAGAGAGTGTCAAACATTTGTGATTGTTAATATTCTACATTACATTTTGCATACTGTAATTGCCTGGGGCAGTTTCAAACTAAGCTTGACCAACGTATCCTATTATACCTTTCAGTTTAGATTGTGGAAGTAAGAAAATAATGTTCTGTGATTTATATCCCACCGACAACCAAGAAATGTAGGATCGTCTTTCTGCAGAAACATAACTCATGTTAGCTTTGCTTGCATCAGAACCCAAGAAAATTCGACTTGACATGAGAATCTCGAACTTACATACAATTCTACATGTGAGCCAGTTAGTTTGAAACTTGATCTGGAAAGAACCCTTCTTTGAGTCTGATCCTTCTGTCTAATAGAATCTAAGCTGAGACTGAGAAACACCAAATTGAGAAGTTAAATACTTCTCTATCAGCAAAATCGCAATTGCATGAGTCCTGTGAAATGAGGTTATGCATCATGGAGATATACATATAACAATGCTTCAGGTATGCAACTGATATTTACCTTTGGGTCGAGATAATATTACTCGTGGAGTAGACAGAGCTCTTGAAACCTTGACAAACTGCCTCAAAATAGAACAAAAACACAAATAGGTGATTATGTACATAGGGTGATGAGTTTATTGTACCCATGACAGACTAACCGTCGTAGAAGAGCTTCTGGGTTGTATGGAAATAGTTTCTTCTGATGTAGCCTCACAATTGAGTTTTGTAAAGAAAGCAGACACTCTTTGGCATTTTCGAAAGCCTGGGGATGTAGTATCTGGTTTTGTTCAACCTCAGGAGTCTCAACCAGCAATCTCCTTCTCTTCGAAGTTGaatcatttatattttcttcaaaTGGGAATTCCACAAACAAGGTCCAAGAGTCGCATACTGTGCGCAAGCATCTACCAGGAAAATACAATGGGGAGTTAAACAGGAATCCGCCTCTTTTATGTAACTGTTTGGAAAAGTGCATTCCTTTGAAACTAGAGAACCCATTCAAAGACTAGCATACGAGATAACATGGCTcatcacacacaaaaaaaaagtatctcgTCCAGTCTTGATACTCGGGATGGAgctgttaaattatttaagacAAAAGGATTAACCTCAGCAGGTACTCTGCACAGCTAGCCCCGATGTCTTTAGATATAAGGTAATCAAGAAGGACTTGATGATCGTAATGCAGCTGCAATAGAAATCAAAGGTGTGGACATTAAGAAGTTTAGCAATAGTTGAACAAAAAGAAGAGCCTTCCTTCATGGAACACAGCACAGCAGATTCCCTTATGTGAATTTCGTGAAAATTACCTCTGAAAGAAATATCCAGAAGAGGATCACAGGATTGAACAATGTTGATAAACGGACGCCAATCTCCTTATCTTGAAGCAAACGCTCTTCCCCCTTAAGCCTATACAGAAAAAACGCCCATAAGAGAGCTCACAGATATTTGGTTAACTAAAAAAAGACAGTGCTTTACCCTACTTACAGTTCCTCTCCAGCCAACGGCACGGACAGCAATTGCAGGAGAACTTTGAATAACAGGTCATCCTACacttaaataaaaaagagatttCTTAAAACTTTACTGTATGGTTTTAAAACCCTAATCACATATGGCAGATACAGAAGTATAAACTAAAACCTCATGCATGAACAGCTGGATGAAGCATGTAGAGAAGTCAACACTCTTCTTGCTATAAGTTCCGTGATTTGAAAATGTATCACCTGGAACCTGTTGTTCAATCCATTTAAACACCCCTTCCATCCCTTTCTTTCTACAGTCAAACTCACAGTCTTTGTCGGCATGTCTACTTGTATAAAGTAAAGTGAGTGAGCACCGTAGGAACAGAAACACAGATAGTCTTTGCAAATGATTAGAATGAGTCTCATTGACATCCCTATCAGACAAACTAACAAAAAATGGAGATCCTTCTAAACAATTATCTTGGACGGGCTTATTCCTATTTAGGGTGTGTTGGAGAAAGCGTTGAAAATGGTGTTGCAAATATTGCAGCCATGAAAGAAGGATGGAACATTTTATATTGGACTGATATGTAAGTCTGATCATCAACACCTACAAAAAGGGAGATATAGCAGCGTAAGAAGGACTTATTAGGAGATATATTGAGAAGGAAAGCAAAGAAGTTGTTTGAACTTGTAACTTCATAAACAGAAGTAATAACGTACCAGCAACTTGTGCACTAGGTATCTTGACATGGAAGAGCCACTTTGACTTTCTAACTTTGGCTGGCACAAACGGAGGAGATCCGGAACAAGCTCAGTGATTTTTTGGAGTATCAAATGTGT comes from the Brassica rapa cultivar Chiifu-401-42 chromosome A01, CAAS_Brap_v3.01, whole genome shotgun sequence genome and includes:
- the LOC103828023 gene encoding uncharacterized protein LOC103828023 isoform X1 gives rise to the protein MLAVKGFRDSGERKQWREKMIVSRLHLLIDRCVRRRHAEGEVNLPAEAMEKDMLLSLSQVLREIQSCFDSDSEEGEETAAASPESKDHLCLERLVAHLVGLLGAKNVHVQHLAGNILVQVSESLVESGSQWDDFIRFLCDSLHLALVYSFPLPSPTGFEGSNIGSDVLKCEMKKADWCTVSGIFRVLRNILKRLSQEENEDVIDVYLDSVNSTLAKIPWCRVNTHAHNGTLGSIGNSEEGTVFPGNFVQFLSTVVQQVRFPEDSDAFGTTHLILQKITELVPDLLRLCQPKLESQSGSSMSRYLVHKLLVLMIRLTYQSNIKCSILLSWLQYLQHHFQRFLQHTLNRNKPVQDNCLEGSPFFVSLSDRDVNETHSNHLQRLSVFLFLRCSLTLLYTSRHADKDCEFDCRKKGMEGVFKWIEQQVPGDTFSNHGTYSKKSVDFSTCFIQLFMHEDDLLFKVLLQLLSVPLAGEELLKGEERLLQDKEIGVRLSTLFNPVILFWIFLSELHYDHQVLLDYLISKDIGASCAEYLLRCLRTVCDSWTLFVEFPFEENINDSTSKRRRLLVETPEVEQNQILHPQAFENAKECLLSLQNSIVRLHQKKLFPYNPEALLRRLVCHGYNKLITLCT
- the LOC103828023 gene encoding uncharacterized protein LOC103828023 isoform X3, with the protein product MLAVKGFRDSGERKQWREKMIVSRLHLLIDRCVRRRHAEGEVNLPAEAMEKDMLLSLSQVLREIQSCFDSDSEEGEETAAASPESKDHLCLERLVAHLVGLLGAKNVHVQHLAGNILVQVSESLVESGSQWDDFIRFLCDSLHLALVYSFPLPSPTGFEGSNIGSDVLKCEMKKADWCTVSGIFRVLRNILKRLSQEENEDVIDVYLDSVNSTLAKIPWCRVNTHAHNGTLGSIGNSEEGTVFPGNFVQFLSTVVQQPKLESQSGSSMSRYLVHKLLVLMIRLTYQSNIKCSILLSWLQYLQHHFQRFLQHTLNRNKPVQDNCLEGSPFFVSLSDRDVNETHSNHLQRLSVFLFLRCSLTLLYTSRHADKDCEFDCRKKGMEGVFKWIEQQVPGDTFSNHGTYSKKSVDFSTCFIQLFMHEDDLLFKVLLQLLSVPLAGEELLKGEERLLQDKEIGVRLSTLFNPVILFWIFLSELHYDHQVLLDYLISKDIGASCAEYLLRCLRTVCDSWTLFVEFPFEENINDSTSKRRRLLVETPEVEQNQILHPQAFENAKECLLSLQNSIVRLHQKKLFPYNPEALLRRLVCHGYNKLITLCT
- the LOC103828023 gene encoding uncharacterized protein LOC103828023 isoform X5 — its product is MCMFSIWLATFLCKYLSLSLNLQWDDFIRFLCDSLHLALVYSFPLPSPTGFEGSNIGSDVLKCEMKKADWCTVSGIFRVLRNILKRLSQEENEDVIDVYLDSVNSTLAKIPWCRVNTHAHNGTLGSIGNSEEGTVFPGNFVQFLSTVVQQVRFPEDSDAFGTTHLILQKITELVPDLLRLCQPKLESQSGSSMSRYLVHKLLVLMIRLTYQSNIKCSILLSWLQYLQHHFQRFLQHTLNRNKPVQDNCLEGSPFFVSLSDRDVNETHSNHLQRLSVFLFLRCSLTLLYTSRHADKDCEFDCRKKGMEGVFKWIEQQVPGDTFSNHGTYSKKSVDFSTCFIQLFMHEDDLLFKVLLQLLSVPLAGEELLKGEERLLQDKEIGVRLSTLFNPVILFWIFLSELHYDHQVLLDYLISKDIGASCAEYLLRCLRTVCDSWTLFVEFPFEENINDSTSKRRRLLVETPEVEQNQILHPQAFENAKECLLSLQNSIVRLHQKKLFPYNPEALLRRLVCHGYNKLITLCT
- the LOC103828023 gene encoding uncharacterized protein LOC103828023 isoform X2, coding for MLAVKGFRDSGERKQWREKMIVSRLHLLIDRCVRRRHAEGEVNLPAEAMEKDMLLSLSQVLREIQSCFDSDSEEGEETAAASPESKDHLCLERLVAHLVGLLGAKNVHVQHLAGNILVQVSESLVESGSQWDDFIRFLCDSLHLALVYSFPLPSPTGFEGSNIGSDVLKCEMKKADWCTVSGIFRVLRNILKRLSQEENEDVIDVYLDSVNSTLAKIPWCRVNTHAHNGTLGSIGNSEEGTVFPGNFVQFLSTVVQQVRFPEDSDAFGTTHLILQKITELVPDLLRLCQPKLESQSGSSMSRYLVHKLLVLMIRLTYQSNIKCSILLSWLQYLQHHFQRFLQHTLNRNKPVQDNCLEGSPFFVSLSDRDVNETHSNHLQRLSVFLFLRCSLTLLYTSRHADKDCEFDCRKKGMEGVFKWIEQQVPGDTFSNHGTYSKKSVDFSTCFIQLFMHEDDLLFKVLLQLLSVPLAGEELLKGEERLLQDKEIGVRLSTLFNPVILFWIFLSELHYDHQVLLDYLISKDIGASCAEYLLRCLRTVCDSWTLFVEFPFEENINDSTSKRRRLLVETPEVEQNQILHPQAFENAKECLLSLQNSIVRLHQKKLFPYNPEALLRRLSRFQELCLLHE
- the LOC103828023 gene encoding uncharacterized protein LOC103828023 isoform X4, producing MLAVKGFRDSGERKQWREKMIVSRLHLLIDRCVRRRHAEGEVNLPAEAMEKDMLLSLSQVLREIQSCFDSDSEEGEETAAASPESKDHLCLERLVAHLVGLLGAKNVHVQHLAGNILVQVSESLVESGSQWDDFIRFLCDSLHLALVYSFPLPSPTGFEGSNIGSDVLKCEMKKADWCTVSGIFRVLRNILKRLSQEENEDVIDVYLDSVNSTLAKIPWCRVNTHAHNGTLGSIGNSEEGTVFPGNFVQFLSTVVQQVRFPEDSDAFGTTHLILQKITELVPDLLRLCQPKLESQSGSSMSRYLVHKLLVLMIRLTYQSNIKCSILLSWLQYLQHHFQRFLQHTLNRNKPVQDNCLEGSPFFVSLSDRDVNETHSNHLQRLSVFLFLRCSLTLLYTSRHADKDCEFDCRKKGMEGVFKWIEQQVPGDTFSNHGTYSKKSVDFSTCFIQLFMHEDDLLFKVLLQLLSVPLAGEELLKGEERLLQDKEIGVRLSTLFNPVILFWIFLSELHYDHQVLLDYLISKDIGASCAEYLLSHVISYASL